A DNA window from Camelina sativa cultivar DH55 chromosome 17, Cs, whole genome shotgun sequence contains the following coding sequences:
- the LOC104757551 gene encoding cell division cycle 20.1, cofactor of APC complex-like, which produces MTDMKGWCTTQEHFLPRKRSKDNYDRFIPNRAAMDFDYAHYALTQGRKVKDEVTSPSRKAYIEGLAETMNMNRTRILAFRNKPQALLSTSSHSDSSDPHQQPRSVKPRRNIRQTCEKTVDLPDLADDFYLNLLDWSSANVLAVALGHTVYLRNASTDLTYELVTVDEEEGPVTSVNWTQDGKYLAVGLHNSVVQLWDSSDGRLIRTLKGGHQSRVGSLAWNEHILTTGGMDGRVINNDVRIRSPVVATYVDHTEEVCGLKWSGSGQQLASGGNDNLVHVWDRSLASSSSNSTRQWLHRFEQHRAAVKALAWCPFQSSLLATGGGGRDQTIKFWNTLTGACLNSVDTGSQVCSLLWSKTERELLSSHGYTQNQLTLWKYPSMVKMAELTGHTSRVLYMAQSPDGCTVASAAADETLKIWNVFGVPGTAKKAVPKVAPEPFSHVTRIR; this is translated from the coding sequence ATGACGGATATGAAAGGGTGGTGTACAACGCAAGAGCACTTCCTCCCCAGGAAGCGATCGAAGGACAATTATGATAGGTTTATACCAAATAGGGCTGCGATGGACTTTGACTACGCTCATTATGCTCTAACTCAAGGAAGAAAAGTTAAGGATGAAGTAACTTCACCATCAAGAAAAGCCTACATAGAAGGATTAGCTGAGACCATGAATATGAATAGAACCCGGATACTCGCTTTCAGAAACAAACCTCAAGCTCTGCTTTCTACTAGTAGTCACTCTGATTCTTCTGATCCTCACCAACAACCTAGGTCCGTAAAGCCTCGTAGAAACATTCGTCAGACTTGTGAGAAAACCGTGGACCTACCTGACTTAGCCGATGACTTCTACCTTAACTTGTTGGACTGGAGCAGTGCTAATGTTCTAGCCGTGGCTTTGGGACACACTGTTTACTTGCGGAATGCATCCACTGATCTTACATATGAGCTTGTGACCGTTGATGAAGAGGAGGGACCTGTCACAAGCGTTAACTGGACGCAAGATGGTAAATATCTTGCAGTTGGTCTTCACAACTCTGTAGTGCAGCTGTGGGATTCTTCTGATGGTAGACTGATAAGAACATTGAAAGGTGGTCACCAGTCAAGAGTAGGATCATTGGCATGGAACGAACACATTCTAACAACTGGAGGAATGGACGGACGGGTCATCAACAATGATGTGCGGATCAGATCACCCGTTGTGGCTACTTACGTGGATCACACTGAAGAGGTTTGTGGTCTCAAGTGGTCAGGATCAGGACAGCAACTAGCAAGTGGTGGGAACGACAACTTGGTACACGTATGGGATCGTTCCTtggcctcctcctcctccaactcAACTAGGCAATGGCTGCATAGGTTTGAGCAACATAGAGCTGCTGTGAAAGCTCTTGCGTGGTGCCCTTTCCAATCGAGTTTGCTTGCAACTGGTGGTGGTGGCAGAGATCAGACGATTAAGTTCTGGAATACACTCACTGGGGCTTGCTTGAATTCAGTTGACACCGGCTCTCAAGTTTGTTCACTGTTATGGAGCAAAACCGAAAGAGAATTGCTTAGCTCACATGGGTATACACAGAATCAGCTTACACTTTGGAAGTACCCATCCATGGTGAAAATGGCTGAACTCACTGGTCATACATCAAGAGTTCTTTATATGGCACAGAGTCCTGATGGGTGTACCGTGGCTTCAGCAGCAGCAGACGAGACTCTCAAGATTTGGAATGTTTTTGGAGTACCAGGAACCGCCAAGAAAGCTGTTCCAAAAGTAGCTCCAGAGCCATTTTCTCATGTTACTCGTATTCGTTGA
- the LOC104759600 gene encoding agamous-like MADS-box protein AGL53, with product MLTKEKTRRLLSVRNTKSFKKQPKTTNLASREQTMYKKASELSILCDVEVCVIYYNRDGELVGTWPEDQSKVRNMAERYSKLNDSERRKKSTNLSQFLNKKTGLKDKMTSLDINDKRFSEKLFEMEASLESSLPVLQDQLLRVLQNQTKPDQNSSAGFFTPDPSLMSGTEQDLSLSQQHQGKVSVFLYNHDNGSFYQLPDSVSSFDPSTSSASLGAQGSFLTSNNFDLPIPMVFPPLMRS from the coding sequence ATGTTGACGAAGGAAAAGACAAGGAGATTGTTGTCCGTGAGAAACACAAAAAGTTTCAAGAAACAACCTAAGACAACAAATCTTGCGTCGAGAGAACAGACCATGTATAAGAAAGCATCCGAGCTTTCCATCCTTTGTGATGTCGAAGTCTGTGTTATATACTACAACCGTGACGGAGAACTCGTCGGGACATGGCCGGAAGATCAATCCAAGGTTCGAAACATGGCAGAGAGATACAGCAAACTCAACGATAGCGAGAGACGCAAGAAAAGCACAAACCTTTCTCAGTTTCTTAATAAGAAGACCGGCCTCAAAGACAAGATGACATCTTTAGATATCAATGACAAGAGATTCTCTGAGAAACTTTTCGAGATGGAGGCTTCGTTAGAGAGTTCTCTACCGGTGTTACAAGATCAGCTTCTTCGGGTGTTACAGAACCAGACGAAACCCGATCAGAACTCTTCCGCCGGCTTCTTCACACCAGATCCATCATTGATGAGCGGAACAGAGCAAGACCTATCATTGAGTCAACAACATCAGGGCAAAGTTTCAGTCTTTCTCTATAACCATGACAACGGTAGCTTCTATCAACTCCCTGACTCTGTTTCTAGCTTTGACCCATCGACGAGTTCGGCTTCACTTGGGGCACAAGGGTCGtttctaacaagtaacaactttGATCTTCCCATTCCCATGGTGTTTCCTCCTCTGATGCGAAGTTAG
- the LOC104757552 gene encoding probable methyltransferase PMT20 isoform X1 yields MKSGKQSSQQEKGSSRILSLTILFIAFCGFSFYLGGIFCSERHKIEVKDVSRTITTKAVASPKEPTVSPIQIKSVSFPECGSEFQDYTPCTDPKRWKKYGTHRLSFLERHCPAVYEKSECLIPPPDGYKPPIRWPKSREQCWYRNVPYDWINKQKSNQHWLQKEGDKFHFPGGGTMFPRGVSHYVDLMQDLIPGMKDGTVRTAIDTGCGVASWGGDLLDRGILSLSLAPRDNHEAQVQFALERGIPAILGIISTQRLPFPSNAFDMAHCSRCLIPWTEFCGIYLLEIHRIVRPGGFWILSGPPVNYNRRWRGWNTTMEEQKSDYNKLQTLLTSMCFKKYAQKDDIAVWQKLSDKSCYDKIAKNMEAYPPKCDDSIEPDSAWYTPLRPCVVAPTSKVKNSGLGSIPKWPERLNVAPERIGDVHGGSASGLKHDDGKWKNRVKHYKKILPGLGTDKIRNVMDMNTVYGGFAAALIEDPVWVMNVVSSYSANSLPVVFDRGLIGTYHDWCEAFSTYPRTYDLLHLDSLFTLESHRCEMKYVLLEMDRILRPNGYVIIRESSYFMDAITTLAKGMRWSCRREETEYAVKSEKILVCQKKLWFSSNQAS; encoded by the exons ATGAAGAGCGGGAAGCAATCTTCACAACAGGAAAAGGGTTCTTCTAGGATCTTGTCACTAACGATTCTGTTTATCGCATTTTGCGGTTTCTCCTTCTATCTTGGTGGTATATTTTGCTCTGAGAGACACAAGATCGAAGTCAAAGATGTCTCAAGAACCATCACTACAAAGGCTGTAGCTTCCCCTAAGGAACCTACGGTTTCTCCTATTCAAATCAAATCCGTTTCTTTCCCTGAATGTGGATCAGAGTTCCAAGATTACACCCCTTGCACCGATCCAAAG AGATGGAAAAAATACGGTACTCATCGCTTAAGTTTCTTGGAGCGTCATTGTCCTGCGGTTTATGAAAAAAGCGAGTGTTTAATCCCACCACCAGACGGGTATAAACCACCTATAAGATGGCCTAAGAGCCGAGAACAGTGTTGGTATAGAAACGTGCCTTATGATTGGATCAATAAGCAAAAATCAAACCAGCATTGGCTTCAGAAAGAAGGAGACAAGTTCCATTTCCCCGGTGGTGGTACCATGTTTCCTCGTGGAGTTAGTCACTATGTTGATTTGATGCAAGATCTGATTCCTGGAATGAAAGATGGAACAGTCAGGACTGCCATTGATACTGGCTGTGGG GTTGCTAGCTGGGGAGGTGATCTTTTGGACCGTGGGATTCTATCACTCTCTCTTGCTCCAAGAGATAACCATGAAGCTCAGGTTCAGTTTGCTCTTGAACGTGGGATTCCTGCGATCCTCGGCATTATCTCTACGCAACGTCTCCCTTTCccttcaaatgcatttgatatGGCTCATTGCTCAAGGTGTCTTATTCCCTGGACTGAATTTT GTGGAATCTATTTGCTTGAGATTCATCGTATAGTTCGACCAGGAGGTTTCTGGATTCTTTCTGGTCCACCTGTGAACTATAACAGACGATGGCGTGGATGGAACACAACCATGGAAGAACAGAAATCTGACTACAACAAGCTTCAGACACTTCTAACCTCCATGTGTTTCAAGAAGTACGCCCAAAAAGACGACATAGCCGTGTGGCAGAAGCTTTCAGACAAATCTTGCTACGACAAAATCGCAAAGAACATGGAAGCTTACCCTCCAAAATGTGACGACAGCATAGAACCTGACTCTGCTTGGTACACTCCCCTCCGTCCCTGCGTGGTTGCTCCGACCTCTAAAGTCAAGAACTCGGGTCTCGGGTCAATCCCAAAATGGCCTGAGAGGTTAAACGTCGCGCCTGAGAGAATCGGTGATGTACACGGAGGGAGCGCGAGTGGTTTGAAACACGATGATGGTAAATGGAAGAACAGAGTTAAGcattacaagaaaatattaCCAGGTCTTGGGACAGACAAGATAAGAAATGTTATGGATATGAACACTGTTTATGGAGGTTTTGCTGCAGCTCTCATCGAGGATCCTGTTTGGGTCATGAATGTTGTCTCCTCGTACAGCGCAAACTCACTGCCTGTTGTCTTTGATCGCGGTCTCATCGGAACTTACCACGACTg GTGCGAAGCTTTCTCGACATATCCAAGAACATATGATCTTCTTCACCTTGACAGCCTTTTTACCTTAGAGAGTCACAG GTGTGAGATGAAGTACGTTTTGCTAGAGATGGACAGGATCTTGCGACCGAATGGATATGTTATAATCCGAGAATCGAGTTATTTCATGGATGCAATCACAACATTAGCAAAGGGGATGAGGTGGAGTTGCAGGAGAGAGGAGACTGAGTATGCAGTCAAAAGCGAGAAGATTCTGGTTTGCCAGAAAAAGCTATGGTTTTCGTCTAACCAAGCCTCTTGA
- the LOC104757554 gene encoding histidine biosynthesis bifunctional protein hisIE, chloroplastic isoform X1, which translates to MAVSYNALAQSLYTRSSCFIPIKYTKQRSRSSVVFASNDNKNIALQAKVDNLLDSIKWDDKGLAVAIAQNVDTGAVLMQGFVNREALSTTISSRKATFFSRSRSTLWTKGETSNNFINIRDVYIDCDRDSIIYLGTPDGPTCHTGEETCYYTSVFDQLNNDEASGNKLALTTLYSLESIISKRKEESTVPQEGKPSWTRRLLTDDALLCSKIREEADELCRTLEDNEEVSRTPSEMADVLYHAMVLLSKRDVKMEDVFAVLRKRFSQSGIEEKQNRTK; encoded by the exons ATGGCGGTATCGTACAATGCATTAGCTCAGTCTTTATATACGAGAAGTAGCTGCTTCATCCCGATCAAATATACTAAGCAGAGAAGCAGATCCAGTGTCGTGTTCGCGTCTAATGATAATAAAAACATTGCTCTTCAAGCTAAG GTAGATAACTTGTTGGACAGCATTAAATGGGATGACAAAGGATTAGCTGTGGCAATAGCACAAAATGTTGACACGGGAGCTGTACTAATGCAAGGCTTTGTTAATAGGGAGGCCCTATCCACAACCATCAGTTCTCGGAAAGCTACATTCTTTAGTCGATCAAGATCAACCTTATGGACCAAGGGAGAGACATCCAATAACTTCATCAATATACGCGACGTGTATATTGATTGCGATCGAGATTCG ATTATTTACCTTGGAACGCCTGATGGACCTACCTGTCACACAGGAGAAGAGACTTGCTACTACACATCTGTTTTCGATCAGTTAAACAATGATGAG GCTTCAGGAAACAAGCTAGCTTTAACAACATTGTATTCGCTAGAATCAATCATTTCCAAGCGGAAAGAAGAATCAACAGTTCCTCAAGAAGGTAAACCGTCATGGACTCGACGGTTATTGACTGATGACGCTCTGCTTTGCTCAAAGATCAG GGAAGAAGCTGATGAGTTATGCAGAACACTGGAGGATAATGAGGAAGTTTCAAGAACACCATCGGAGATGGCTGATGTGTTATACCACGCAATGGTGCTTCTATCTAAAAGGGATGTGAAGATGGAAGATGTTTTTGCAGTTCTTAGGAAACGCTTCTCTCAATCTGGAATCGAGGAGAAGCAAAACCGTACAAAGTGA
- the LOC104757552 gene encoding probable methyltransferase PMT20 isoform X2: protein MKSGKQSSQQEKGSSRILSLTILFIAFCGFSFYLGGIFCSERHKIEVKDVSRTITTKAVASPKEPTVSPIQIKSVSFPECGSEFQDYTPCTDPKRWKKYGTHRLSFLERHCPAVYEKSECLIPPPDGYKPPIRWPKSREQCWYRNVPYDWINKQKSNQHWLQKEGDKFHFPGGGTMFPRGVSHYVDLMQDLIPGMKDGTVRTAIDTGCGVASWGGDLLDRGILSLSLAPRDNHEAQVQFALERGIPAILGIISTQRLPFPSNAFDMAHCSRCLIPWTEFCGIYLLEIHRIVRPGGFWILSGPPVNYNRRWRGWNTTMEEQKSDYNKLQTLLTSMCFKKYAQKDDIAVWQKLSDKSCYDKIAKNMEAYPPKCDDSIEPDSAWYTPLRPCVVAPTSKVKNSGLGSIPKWPERLNVAPERIGDVHGGSASGLKHDDGKWKNRVKHYKKILPGLGTDKIRNVMDMNTVYGGFAAALIEDPVWVMNVVSSYSANSLPVVFDRGLIGTYHDWCEAFSTYPRTYDLLHLDSLFTLESHRCEMKYVLLEMDRILRPNGYVIIRESSYFMDAITTLAKGMRWSCRREETEYAVKSEKILVCQKKLWFSSNQAS from the exons ATGAAGAGCGGGAAGCAATCTTCACAACAGGAAAAGGGTTCTTCTAGGATCTTGTCACTAACGATTCTGTTTATCGCATTTTGCGGTTTCTCCTTCTATCTTGGTGGTATATTTTGCTCTGAGAGACACAAGATCGAAGTCAAAGATGTCTCAAGAACCATCACTACAAAGGCTGTAGCTTCCCCTAAGGAACCTACGGTTTCTCCTATTCAAATCAAATCCGTTTCTTTCCCTGAATGTGGATCAGAGTTCCAAGATTACACCCCTTGCACCGATCCAAAG AGATGGAAAAAATACGGTACTCATCGCTTAAGTTTCTTGGAGCGTCATTGTCCTGCGGTTTATGAAAAAAGCGAGTGTTTAATCCCACCACCAGACGGGTATAAACCACCTATAAGATGGCCTAAGAGCCGAGAACAGTGTTGGTATAGAAACGTGCCTTATGATTGGATCAATAAGCAAAAATCAAACCAGCATTGGCTTCAGAAAGAAGGAGACAAGTTCCATTTCCCCGGTGGTGGTACCATGTTTCCTCGTGGAGTTAGTCACTATGTTGATTTGATGCAAGATCTGATTCCTGGAATGAAAGATGGAACAGTCAGGACTGCCATTGATACTGGCTGTGGG GTTGCTAGCTGGGGAGGTGATCTTTTGGACCGTGGGATTCTATCACTCTCTCTTGCTCCAAGAGATAACCATGAAGCTCAGGTTCAGTTTGCTCTTGAACGTGGGATTCCTGCGATCCTCGGCATTATCTCTACGCAACGTCTCCCTTTCccttcaaatgcatttgatatGGCTCATTGCTCAAGGTGTCTTATTCCCTGGACTGAATTTT GTGGAATCTATTTGCTTGAGATTCATCGTATAGTTCGACCAGGAGGTTTCTGGATTCTTTCTGGTCCACCTGTGAACTATAACAGACGATGGCGTGGATGGAACACAACCATGGAAGAACAGAAATCTGACTACAACAAGCTTCAGACACTTCTAACCTCCATGTGTTTCAAGAAGTACGCCCAAAAAGACGACATAGCCGTGTGGCAGAAGCTTTCAGACAAATCTTGCTACGACAAAATCGCAAAGAACATGGAAGCTTACCCTCCAAAATGTGACGACAGCATAGAACCTGACTCTGCTTGGTACACTCCCCTCCGTCCCTGCGTGGTTGCTCCGACCTCTAAAGTCAAGAACTCGGGTCTCGGGTCAATCCCAAAATGGCCTGAGAGGTTAAACGTCGCGCCTGAGAGAATCGGTGATGTACACGGAGGGAGCGCGAGTGGTTTGAAACACGATGATGGTAAATGGAAGAACAGAGTTAAGcattacaagaaaatattaCCAGGTCTTGGGACAGACAAGATAAGAAATGTTATGGATATGAACACTGTTTATGGAGGTTTTGCTGCAGCTCTCATCGAGGATCCTGTTTGGGTCATGAATGTTGTCTCCTCGTACAGCGCAAACTCACTGCCTGTTGTCTTTGATCGCGGTCTCATCGGAACTTACCACGACTg GTGCGAAGCTTTCTCGACATATCCAAGAACATATGATCTTCTTCACCTTGACAGCCTTTTTACCTTAGAGAGTCACAG GTGTGAGATGAAGTACGTTTTGCTAGAGATGGACAGGATCTTGCGACCGAATGGATAT GTTATAATCCGAGAATCGAGTTATTTCATGGATGCAATCACAACATTAGCAAAGGGGATGAGGTGGAGTTGCAGGAGAGAGGAGACTGAGTATGCAGTCAAAAGCGAGAAGATTCTGGTTTGCCAGAAAAAGCTATGGTTTTCGTCTAACCAAGCCTCTTGA
- the LOC104757550 gene encoding putative pentatricopeptide repeat-containing protein At1g31840, whose product MFHLSSSSLRLRKFFPPFYSVFVKLNTHVFSSDSVKALAAGVSKAIKEGNFNLLDSDYGLNLQRNETNLVLLSLESEPSSAVEYFRWAEISGKDPSFYTIAHVLIRNGMFDVADKVFDEMVVNRGKDFHVLGSIKDRSMEVCLRHGDVYRFLINGCCKYGMVDEAMKIFLCSIQLGVVIPEDSVYRLLNSLIDGARVDLIVDHFDKLCGVTTHGFVLDALFCKGEVTKALDFHRLVIQRGFRVDIVSCNKILKVLSVDQIEVASRMLRLVLDCGPAPNVVTFCTLINGFCKRGEMDRASELFKVMELKGIAPDLIAYSTVIDGYFKAGMLGMGHKLFLQALRKGMKLDVVVFSSTIDVYVKVGDITTASDVYKRMLFQGISPNVVTYTILIKGLCQDGRIYEAFGIYGHILKRGLEPSVVTYSSLIDGFCKCGDLRSGFALYEDMIKMGYTPDVIIYGVLVDGLCKQGLMLNALRFSVKTLGQSVQPNVVVFNSLINGWCKLNRFDEALKVFRLIGIYGIKPDVATFTSLIRVSVMEGRLEEALFLFFRMFKMGLELDAVAFCTLMDAFCKHMKPTIGLQLFYLMQRNQISADIAVCNVVINLLFKSHRVEDASKYFKNLFKGKMEPDIVTYNTMICGFCSLRRLDEAARIFEMPKCTPFGPNSVTLTILIHALCKNNDMDDAIRIFSTMKEKGPNPNVVTYGCLMDWFSKSVDIEGSFKFFEDMQEKGISPSIISYTIIIDGLCKRGRVDEAKNIFHQAIDSKLLPDVVAYGILIRGCCKVGRLVEAALLYEHMLRSGVKPDDLLQRALSEYNPPKWLMRKGLWVHDKPMPD is encoded by the coding sequence ATGTTTCATTTATCTTCATCGTCTTTACGATTACGCAAGTTTTTCCCGCCGTTTTACTCTGTCTTCGTGAAGCTAAACACTCATGTGTTTTCGTCTGATTCTGTTAAAGCCCTCGCCGCTGGTGTATCTAAAGCAATCAAAGAAGGAAACTTTAACTTATTAGATTCTGACTACGGCCTAAATTTGCAACGAAACGAGACGAACTTGGTTCTTCTTTCGCTTGAATCGGAACCCAGTTCTGCGGTAGAGTATTTTCGATGGGCAGAGATTTCTGGGAAGGATCCTTCTTTTTATACCATTGCTCATGTTTTGATCCGGAATGGGATGTTCGATGTTGCAGataaggtgttcgatgaaatggtTGTGAATCGTGGGAAGGATTTTCACGTTCTGGGTTCGATTAAGGATAGGTCAATGGAGGTTTGCTTGAGACATGGTGATGTTTACAGGTTTTTGATTAATGGTTGTTGTAAATATGGTATGGTTGATGAAGCTATGAAGATATTTTTGTGTAGTATTCAATTGGGTGTAGTTATACCGGAGGATTCTGTATATAGGTTGCTAAATTCTTTGATTGATGGTGCTCGTGTTGACTTAATAGTTGATCATTTTGATAAACTGTGTGGTGTGACTACTCATGGATTTGTGTTGGATGCTCTTTTCTGCAAAGGAGAGGTTACGAAGGCTTTAGATTTTCACCGGCTAGTGATACAGAGAGGTTTTCGTGTTGATATAGTTTCTTGTAATAAGATTTTAAAGGTTCTTTCGGTTGATCAGATAGAGGTAGCTTCTAGGATGTTACGATTGGTGTTGGATTGTGGTCCGGCACCTAATGTGGTGACTTTTTGTACGTTGATTAATGGgttctgcaaaagaggtgaaatgGATAGAGCGTCTGAGCTTTTTAAAGTTATGGAACTGAAGGGTATAGCGCCAGATTTGATTGCTTACAGTACTGTAATTGATGGATACTTCAAAGCAGGGATGTTAGGAATGGGTCATAAACTTTTCTTGCAGGCCTTACGTAAAGGCATGAAGTTGGACGTCGTTGTTTTCAGTTCAACAATTGATGTATATGTAAAAGTCGGGGATATAACTACAGCGTCTGATGTGTACAAGAGAATGTTGTTTCAAGGGATTTCCCCTAATGTCGTTACCTACACCATTCTCATAAAAGGCTTGTGCCAGGATGGTAGAATATACGAGGCTTTTGGTATATATGGTCATATCTTGAAACGTGGTCTGGAGCCATCTGTTGTCACTTATAGCAGTCTCATTGATGGTTTTTGCAAGTGTGGTGACTTGAGATCCGGGTTTGCTTTGTATGAGGATATGATAAAGATGGGTTATACGCCTGATGTTATCATTTATGGCGTGCTTGTGGATGGCCTTTGTAAGCAAGGGCTTATGCTCAATGCTTTGAGATTCTCTGTTAAGACTCTAGGCCAGTCTGTCCAGCCCAATGTTGTAGTTTTTAATTCCTTGATAAATGGCTGGTGTAAGTTAAATCGTTTTGACGAGGCTTTGAAGGTGTTTAGATTAATTGGGATATATGGTATAAAACCTGATGTAGCCACATTCACTTCGCTTATAAGGGTGAGTGTGATGGAGGGTAGATTAGAAGAAGCATTATTTCTGTTTTTCCGGATGTTCAAAATGGGTTTGGAACTTGATGCTGTAGCATTCTGTACCCTAATGGATGCATTCTGCAAGCATATGAAGCCAACCATTGGCCTTCAGCTTTTTTATCTTATGCAGAGGAATCAAATCTCTGCGGATATTGCAGTGTGTAATGTCGTCATTAATTTGCTGTTCAAAAGTCATCGTGTGGAGGATGCTTCTAAGTACTTCAAAAATCTTTTCAAAGGAAAAATGGAGCCTGATATTGTGACATATAACACAATGATATGTGGCTTTTGTTCTTTGAGAAGGTTAGATGAAGCAGCGAGGATCTTCGAGATGCCAAAATGTACCCCTTTTGGACCCAACTCCGTTACTTTGACTATACTTATCCATGCGCTCTGTAAAAACAATGATATGGATGATGCTATAAGGATATTCTCCACAATGAAGGAAAAGGGTCCTAATCCGAATGTTGTCACATACGGTTGTCTAATGGATTGGTTTTCAAAGTCCGTAGATATTGAaggttctttcaagttttttgaGGATATGCAAGAGAAAGGTATATCTCCAAGCATAATAAGCTATACCATCATAATCGATGGTCTTTGCAAACGAGGAAGAGTGGATGAAGCAAAAAATATCTTCCATCAAGCTATAGATTCAAAGTTATTGCCTGATGTTGTTGCCTACGGAATTCTTATCCGTGGTTGCTGCAAAGTTGGAAGACTCGTTGAAGCTGCATTGTTGTATGAACATATGTTAAGAAGCGGAGTGAAACCAGATGATTTGCTGCAACGAGCCCTTTCAGAATATAATCCCCCAAAATGGTTAATGAGGAAAGGTCTCTGGGTACATGACAAACCGATGCCTGATTAA
- the LOC104757554 gene encoding histidine biosynthesis bifunctional protein hisIE, chloroplastic isoform X2, whose amino-acid sequence MQGFVNREALSTTISSRKATFFSRSRSTLWTKGETSNNFINIRDVYIDCDRDSIIYLGTPDGPTCHTGEETCYYTSVFDQLNNDEASGNKLALTTLYSLESIISKRKEESTVPQEGKPSWTRRLLTDDALLCSKIREEADELCRTLEDNEEVSRTPSEMADVLYHAMVLLSKRDVKMEDVFAVLRKRFSQSGIEEKQNRTK is encoded by the exons ATGCAAGGCTTTGTTAATAGGGAGGCCCTATCCACAACCATCAGTTCTCGGAAAGCTACATTCTTTAGTCGATCAAGATCAACCTTATGGACCAAGGGAGAGACATCCAATAACTTCATCAATATACGCGACGTGTATATTGATTGCGATCGAGATTCG ATTATTTACCTTGGAACGCCTGATGGACCTACCTGTCACACAGGAGAAGAGACTTGCTACTACACATCTGTTTTCGATCAGTTAAACAATGATGAG GCTTCAGGAAACAAGCTAGCTTTAACAACATTGTATTCGCTAGAATCAATCATTTCCAAGCGGAAAGAAGAATCAACAGTTCCTCAAGAAGGTAAACCGTCATGGACTCGACGGTTATTGACTGATGACGCTCTGCTTTGCTCAAAGATCAG GGAAGAAGCTGATGAGTTATGCAGAACACTGGAGGATAATGAGGAAGTTTCAAGAACACCATCGGAGATGGCTGATGTGTTATACCACGCAATGGTGCTTCTATCTAAAAGGGATGTGAAGATGGAAGATGTTTTTGCAGTTCTTAGGAAACGCTTCTCTCAATCTGGAATCGAGGAGAAGCAAAACCGTACAAAGTGA